From Pandoraea vervacti, the proteins below share one genomic window:
- a CDS encoding Kdo hydroxylase family protein, with product MNPTNPPTDLNEPTDLSDSNESSQIVTVASGDWQGGQLPVSRETLVADVEAGKVLYFPHLAFALDAAEQRLLDPTIADPKRKNISLDPKTDVLVGVAADDATQRAVHALVKRYYTQACSLIDGLMPEYRGKLRAAPTSLRLHQVETRQTSWRKDDSRLHVDAFPSRPNYGERILRVFTNINPAGQPRVWRVGEPFEAVAKRFLPKVPTQWPGFAWLQNAVGITKRPRSGYDHIMLHLHDGMKADMDYQREADQQTMPFPPGSVWICFSDQTSHAVMSGQFMMEQTFFLPAESMVHPECSPLAVLQRLTHRALI from the coding sequence ATGAACCCAACGAACCCGCCGACCGATTTGAACGAGCCGACCGATTTGAGCGATTCGAACGAGAGCAGTCAGATTGTCACCGTCGCCTCGGGTGACTGGCAGGGCGGCCAGTTGCCGGTTTCGCGCGAGACACTGGTGGCCGACGTCGAAGCCGGCAAAGTGCTCTACTTTCCGCATCTGGCCTTCGCCCTCGACGCCGCCGAGCAGCGGCTGCTCGACCCGACGATCGCCGACCCGAAGCGCAAGAACATCAGCCTCGATCCGAAAACCGACGTGCTCGTAGGCGTGGCCGCCGACGACGCGACGCAGCGCGCCGTGCATGCGCTGGTCAAGCGCTACTACACGCAGGCGTGCAGCCTGATCGACGGCCTGATGCCGGAGTATCGCGGCAAGCTGCGTGCCGCGCCGACCAGCCTGCGTCTGCATCAGGTGGAGACGCGCCAGACATCGTGGCGCAAGGACGACAGCCGTCTGCACGTGGACGCATTCCCGTCTCGCCCCAACTACGGCGAGCGCATCTTGCGCGTGTTCACCAATATCAACCCGGCGGGCCAGCCGCGCGTGTGGCGCGTGGGCGAGCCGTTCGAAGCCGTGGCGAAGCGCTTCCTGCCAAAAGTGCCGACACAGTGGCCCGGTTTCGCATGGCTGCAAAACGCCGTGGGCATCACCAAGCGCCCGCGCAGCGGCTACGACCACATCATGCTGCATCTGCACGACGGCATGAAGGCCGACATGGATTATCAGCGTGAGGCCGACCAGCAGACCATGCCGTTCCCGCCGGGCAGCGTCTGGATCTGCTTCTCGGATCAGACGTCGCACGCCGTGATGTCGGGCCAGTTCATGATGGAGCAGACCTTCTTCCTGCCCGCCGAATCGATGGTGCACCCCGAGTGCTCGCCGCTGGCGGTGTTGCAACGTCTCACGCACCGGGCGCTGATCTGA
- the waaC gene encoding lipopolysaccharide heptosyltransferase I codes for MPVVQDILRQYPDAQIDWVVEEGFVDLVKLVRGVRRVIPFALRRWRKKPFAARTWQEIGAFRRALRETPYDYVIDTQGLVKTGWIARTARGAVWGLGNRTEGASYEWPVRYLYRHMVRIEPHTHVVTRSRLLVAEALGFKVPGEIDFGIATERADHSQCPDRPYAVFVHATSRDDKTWPEDHWIALGRDLAAQGFLIVLPWGSAAEREVSLRLAAVLGDAAWVPPKMNLSQVVGLIDRGAITVGVDTGLVHIAAALNRPTIELYNFSTAWRTGGFWSPRIVNLGDAEHKPTLAQVREAVRELAPSLTPVPSGAAVPEEDRSA; via the coding sequence ATGCCCGTGGTGCAGGACATCCTGCGCCAGTATCCCGATGCCCAGATCGACTGGGTCGTCGAAGAGGGCTTCGTCGACCTCGTCAAACTCGTGCGCGGCGTGCGCCGGGTCATTCCCTTTGCGTTGCGCCGCTGGCGCAAGAAGCCCTTTGCGGCGCGTACCTGGCAGGAAATCGGTGCGTTTCGCCGTGCATTGCGCGAAACGCCTTATGACTACGTGATCGATACGCAAGGTCTGGTCAAGACCGGCTGGATCGCGCGCACCGCACGCGGGGCCGTGTGGGGGCTGGGCAATCGCACAGAGGGCGCGAGTTACGAATGGCCGGTGCGCTATCTCTATCGCCACATGGTGCGCATCGAGCCGCACACGCACGTCGTCACGCGTTCGCGTTTGCTCGTGGCCGAAGCGCTGGGCTTCAAGGTGCCGGGCGAGATCGATTTCGGCATTGCGACCGAGCGTGCCGATCATAGCCAGTGTCCGGATCGTCCGTACGCCGTGTTCGTCCATGCGACCTCGCGTGACGACAAGACCTGGCCGGAAGACCACTGGATCGCGCTGGGGCGTGATCTGGCGGCGCAGGGATTCCTGATCGTCCTGCCTTGGGGCAGCGCTGCGGAGCGCGAGGTGTCGCTGCGCCTGGCAGCCGTATTGGGCGACGCGGCCTGGGTGCCGCCGAAGATGAATCTGTCTCAGGTCGTTGGCCTCATCGATCGCGGCGCGATCACCGTCGGCGTGGATACCGGCCTGGTCCATATCGCCGCAGCGCTGAACCGCCCGACCATCGAGCTATACAATTTCAGCACCGCGTGGCGCACCGGGGGTTTCTGGTCGCCGCGCATCGTCAATCTCGGCGACGCCGAACACAAGCCCACGCTCGCCCAGGTGCGCGAGGCCGTGCGCGAACTCGCCCCGTCGCTCACACCGGTGCCGAGTGGCGCTGCCGTGCCTGAGGAGGATCGATCCGCATGA
- a CDS encoding phosphomannomutase/phosphoglucomutase, with the protein MTQTTQVSPAIFKAYDIRGIVGKTLDANVAHLIGRAFGTALRREGGNAVVVGRDGRLSGPELVGALSDGLRAAGVDVVDIGVVVTPMVYFATNVTLHGRIVDSGIMVTGSHNPPDYNGFKMVLRGRAIYGDAIQGLAKLIEAQDFESGQGSYTADEIGESYRARIANDVHLARPMKIAVDCGNGVAGAYAPALFQALGCEVIELFCEVDGTFPNHHPDPAHPENLQDLIHTLQTTDAEIGLAFDGDGDRLGVVTKDGQIIYPDRQLMLFAADVLSRNPGEKIIYDVKCTRNLASWVRKHGGEPLMWKTGHSLVKAKLKETGAPLAGEMSGHVFFKDRWYGFDDGLYTGARLLEILSKTADPSAVLNALPNSISTPELQIPLAEGENFALIDTLRETAKFDGAQDIVKIDGVRVEYADGFGLARSSNTTPVVVLRFEADSDAAIRRIQDDFRRAILAVKPDAKLPF; encoded by the coding sequence ATGACGCAAACCACGCAAGTTTCGCCTGCGATTTTCAAGGCTTACGACATTCGCGGCATCGTCGGCAAGACGCTGGATGCCAACGTCGCACACCTGATCGGACGCGCCTTCGGTACGGCACTGCGTCGCGAGGGCGGCAATGCCGTCGTCGTCGGCCGCGACGGCCGCCTCTCCGGCCCGGAACTGGTCGGTGCACTCTCCGACGGTCTGCGCGCAGCGGGTGTCGATGTGGTCGATATCGGCGTCGTCGTCACGCCCATGGTGTATTTCGCGACGAACGTGACCCTGCACGGGCGTATCGTCGACTCCGGCATCATGGTCACGGGCAGCCACAATCCGCCCGACTACAACGGCTTCAAGATGGTGCTGCGCGGCCGGGCGATCTACGGCGACGCCATTCAGGGCCTTGCCAAACTGATCGAGGCACAGGACTTCGAATCCGGTCAGGGCAGCTACACGGCCGACGAGATCGGCGAGTCGTATCGCGCACGCATTGCCAACGACGTGCATCTGGCACGCCCGATGAAGATTGCCGTCGATTGCGGCAACGGTGTGGCCGGCGCGTACGCCCCGGCGCTGTTTCAGGCGTTGGGCTGCGAAGTCATCGAACTGTTCTGCGAAGTCGACGGCACGTTCCCGAATCATCACCCGGATCCGGCGCATCCCGAGAATCTTCAGGACCTTATCCACACGCTGCAAACGACCGATGCCGAAATCGGTCTGGCGTTCGATGGCGACGGCGACCGTCTCGGCGTGGTCACCAAGGACGGCCAGATCATCTATCCGGATCGTCAGCTGATGCTTTTCGCGGCCGACGTGCTGAGCCGCAATCCGGGCGAGAAGATCATCTACGATGTGAAGTGCACGCGTAACCTGGCTAGCTGGGTGCGCAAGCACGGCGGCGAGCCGCTCATGTGGAAGACGGGCCACTCGCTGGTCAAGGCCAAGCTCAAGGAAACCGGCGCACCGCTGGCGGGTGAAATGAGCGGCCACGTGTTCTTCAAGGACCGCTGGTACGGCTTCGACGACGGCCTTTATACGGGCGCACGTCTGCTCGAAATCCTCTCGAAGACGGCCGACCCGAGCGCCGTGCTCAATGCGTTGCCTAATTCGATCTCGACGCCGGAGCTCCAGATTCCGTTGGCAGAGGGCGAAAATTTCGCGCTGATCGACACGCTGCGCGAGACCGCCAAGTTCGACGGTGCGCAGGATATCGTCAAGATCGATGGCGTCCGCGTGGAATATGCCGACGGCTTCGGACTGGCGCGTTCGTCGAACACCACGCCGGTCGTCGTGCTGCGTTTCGAAGCCGACAGCGACGCTGCGATCCGGCGCATTCAGGACGACTTCCGTCGCGCAATCCTGGCCGTCAAGCCGGACGCCAAGCTGCCGTTCTGA
- a CDS encoding oligosaccharide flippase family protein yields the protein MPYRTYRNIFRNILWMLTERGAQIAGGIAVSGLLARSLGAAQFGLFQYAQSLVFLAASLTLLCGSEVVVPRLVGKPEAEQRTVIAHASVLRLAAAAVAYTLLTIYVVGFAESNLVAVTLWLGVALWFREPSGIVIAWLQARTFNRPSVTANLCGLAVKLALVAVLFVTHADVTAFAVVYVVEAIVAAALLVRYYLTHSPKTAIVWRRSLLLELLRSGAMFWGGLMLMILFKRIDQLVLKPIIPLSELGAYAAAMQITENFVLVAPIIANSLAPQLIFQTTDNATARRNTVRAVWLMVAAGASLAVPIACLAPWIVHLIYGAGFAESAQILRISALMGILVFADAALNLTLIRRGAGRWVIAKWLCAAVVAFVVVRGLAPQLGAFAGALGYGAGYAAALVLGVWLLRRD from the coding sequence ATGCCCTACCGAACGTACCGGAACATTTTCCGCAACATCCTCTGGATGCTGACCGAGCGCGGCGCGCAGATCGCCGGCGGCATTGCGGTCTCCGGCCTGCTCGCGCGCAGCCTCGGCGCCGCCCAGTTCGGCCTGTTTCAGTACGCACAATCACTCGTGTTTCTTGCGGCGTCGCTCACCCTGCTATGCGGCAGCGAGGTCGTGGTGCCGCGCCTGGTCGGCAAGCCCGAGGCCGAGCAGCGCACCGTCATCGCACATGCTTCCGTGTTGCGTCTGGCCGCCGCAGCCGTCGCCTACACCCTCCTCACGATCTATGTCGTCGGCTTCGCGGAGTCGAACCTCGTTGCCGTCACGCTCTGGCTCGGGGTCGCGTTGTGGTTCCGTGAGCCGTCGGGCATCGTGATCGCGTGGCTGCAAGCCCGCACGTTCAACCGTCCCAGCGTGACGGCGAACCTGTGCGGGCTGGCGGTCAAACTCGCGCTCGTGGCGGTGCTCTTCGTCACGCACGCGGATGTGACGGCGTTCGCCGTCGTCTACGTCGTGGAAGCCATCGTCGCGGCTGCGCTGCTCGTTCGCTATTACCTGACGCATTCGCCGAAGACCGCAATCGTCTGGCGTCGTTCGCTGCTACTGGAACTGTTGCGCAGCGGCGCCATGTTCTGGGGCGGGCTGATGCTGATGATCCTGTTCAAGCGCATCGACCAGCTCGTGCTCAAACCGATCATCCCGCTGTCTGAACTCGGTGCCTATGCCGCTGCCATGCAAATCACGGAGAACTTCGTATTGGTCGCACCGATCATTGCGAATTCGCTGGCGCCGCAGTTGATTTTCCAGACGACGGACAATGCCACCGCGCGACGCAACACCGTGCGGGCCGTCTGGCTGATGGTGGCTGCCGGCGCGAGTCTGGCGGTGCCGATCGCCTGCCTCGCGCCGTGGATCGTCCATCTGATCTACGGGGCGGGATTCGCCGAGTCGGCACAAATCCTGCGTATCTCCGCACTGATGGGAATTCTCGTGTTCGCCGACGCGGCGCTGAACCTGACGCTCATCCGGCGCGGCGCGGGCCGCTGGGTCATCGCGAAATGGCTGTGTGCGGCCGTCGTGGCTTTCGTGGTCGTGCGCGGACTGGCGCCGCAGCTCGGCGCATTCGCCGGGGCGCTGGGCTACGGTGCGGGTTACGCCGCGGCGCTGGTGCTCGGCGTCTGGCTGTTGCGGCGAGATTGA